The window AGGATAAATGTGTCATATTTCAATCAAAATATCTGTACTCTTCGATCAGAGAAGAAGACTCACAAAGACTAAAGCTCTGGGAGCTCTGAAGGACAACTGACGTGGCGGCCAACCTATTTCCTCATAAAGTTACAACATTTTGGTTTAAGCAAAGCTTGAGTTATGGTTTGACCAAAAACCTGTCGCTTGCCTTTTTCTCTCAGATACAAGATGGAGAGGGGTCGGCGGTTCTCCAGGAATCCAAGCTCCTAGAGCAACTCAAATCCAACCTCAACACCACCCTCTCAGACGTGGTCCAGAGCGAAGCACAGCTTTACATGGCCGTGTCTGTCACTGACATCATCAGTAAGGCCTCAGTCGTTGTTCTTAGTTTGAACAAAAAGAGACTTCTGAAATGTGGTACAGTCATACAGTAGGTACAACACAACTAACCGATACTGGTAGTGTACTGACTTTATCCCTTCACCAGGTGGTGAGCTACAGGAAGCAGAGGTGTCTCTTCCTGTTGTTTCCCAGCGTTACACTGTAGACCTGTCCCGTACCCGCTCTCACTACATCCCTGGAGTTCCTCTCAGTGTAGTGGTAAGCCTCAATTTGGATGACAGAGATACATTAGATTGAACAATGTCTATCTGTGAAATGATAAACTGTATATTGTTTTGTCTGGTGATCTGTTAGGTGGTGGTCCGTCTCCCAAATGGTTCCCCAGCTGTTGGAGAGCCAGTGAGAATGCATCTGCCAGAACTCCAGGGTGGAGACCAAACTGTAAAGACTAACCAGCAGGGCGCAGTGTGGCACGATTTTAACCTTCCCAATCTTGATCGTGACATTACTGTGGAGGTAAGTataacaaaatagtccaaataaaacTGTAGCTTCTAGCAGTAGCTTCAAGCAATACAGCAATAGGCTGTGAACTAAACACTGAAGGAATCATATGAAACTAAAGACTTTGGATTGGTTCTCTCTTCTTTTATCccttgttttcccctctctgtttccatcAGGTGACTGTAGATGACCAGAAAATGACCAAAGACGTCAAACGTATATCGTCTCCTGGCAACACCTATCTGAGCGTGAGCGTGAGCCAAACGATTCTGACGCTGGGTCAAACCCTTTCCGTTGTATTCAAAGTCTTCAATGGGCCACCAGAGGATGGGTTTATTTACTACATGGTGAGAGATAtatgcccaatgtatgaccatattagagacacgtatttccctcagattacacagatccacaaaagaATTGAAAACCAAcacgattttgataaactctcatatctactgggtgaaataccacagtgtgcatcacagcagcaaacgttgtgacttgttgccacaagtaaaggtcaaccagtgaagaacaaacaccattgtaaatacaacctatatttatgcttatttattttcacttttgtactttaaccatttgtacatcattataacactgtatatatacataatatgacaattgtaaaatctttattcttttggaacttctgtgagtgtaatgtttactgttcattttattgtttatttcacttttgtatattatctacttcacttgctttggcaatgttaacatgtttcccatgccaataaagccccttgaattgaattgaattgaaatcaCAAGGAACAGGACATGGTGGAAAAGTTCTATAACTGAAAAACAATCACTTCTCTGTTTTTAATCGTCAGGTTTTGAGCCGTGGAGTGCTAACAAAACAGGGTTCTGTCAAATCAGGGGACTTAACAAAGGTTCAGCTTCCAATCACGCCTGATATGACCCCCTCCTTCCGTCTGATTGGCTACTACTATGATCAGAAAGGTGACATCATTACTGACTCTGTGTGGGTAGACGTCGACGATGCTTGTGAGGGGACAGTGAAGGTGAGTGAACAGTGACTGGAGTAGATCAGCATCAGCATTGACCGAGAGAGTTCTGGAGAATCAGACAGCAATGTGGCCAAAGCCTGTTAGAAACACAAAGCAAAGAAAGAGAAGTAAAGGGTTTCATCTATGCTGACTGTTAATAAGTTACAATTCAGTTCAGAGTCATTTACTAATGATACGTATTTGGTGTTATTATCCTAATCTTTTcctatgtatatttatttatatgctctaggtatatgtatatttatatgctctaggtatatgtatatttatatgctctaggtatatgtatatttatatgctctaggtatatgtatatttatatgctctaggtatatgtatatttatatgctctaggtatatgtatatttatatgctctaggtatatgtatatttatatgctctaggtatatgtatatttatatgctctaggtatatgtatatttatatgctctaggtatatgtatatttatatgctctaggtatatgtatatttatttatatgctctaggtatatgtatatttatatgctctaggtatatgtatatttatatgctctaggtatatgtatatttatatgctctaggtatatgtatatttatatgctctaggtatatgtatatttatatgctctaggtatatgtatatttatatgctctaggtatatgtatatttatatgctCTAGGTAAAGTCAAAAGATGAATATCTACCTGGAAACACGGCGAAGCTGGAGATAGACTTAAATGGTCAGAGGGCCAAAGTTGCCTTGCTGGCTGTGGACAAGGCTATTTATGCTCTCAATGCCCACAACAGACTCACCCCCAAACAGGCAAGCTACTATtattttaatattattattttatttgttggGTGGGGCCacatcagctttaatattgcagaaatattgtagcttccatcaatgtaattgtctgcataatttctaATCcccttatatatattttttgaatatacagtaccagtcagaagttttagaacacctactcattcaagggtgttctttatttttgctatatTCAAATTATAGAATAaaggtgaagacatcaaaactatgaaaaaacacatatggaatcatatagcaaccaaaaaagtgttaaacaaatcaaaatatattttagattttagattcttcaaagtaaccaccctttgcctttatgacagctttgcacactcttagcattgtctcaaccagcttcatgaggaatgcttttccaacagtcttgaaggagttcccacatatgctgggcacttgttggctgtttttccttcactctgctgtccaactcatcccaaaccatctcaattgggttgaggttgggttattgtggaggccaggtcatctgatgcgcTCCAtcacaaatagcccttacacagcctggaggtgtgttttgggccattgtcctgttgaaaaacaaatgatagtcccactaagcgcaaaccagatgggatggcgtatctttgaagaatgctgtggtagccatgctggttaagaatgcattgaattttaaataaatcatcaacagtgtcaccagcaaagcacccccaccccatcacacctcctccatgcttcacggtgggaaccacacatgcggagatcatccgttcacctactctgcttctcacaaaaacacgacggttggaaccaaaactctcaactttggactcatcaaaccaaaagacagatttccatctggtctaatgtccattgctcgtgtttctttccccaagcaagtctcttcttcttgttggtgtcctttagtaatggtttctttgcagcaatttgaccatgaaggcctgatctcctctgaacagttgctgtttagatgtctgttacttgaactctgtgaagcatttatttgggctgcagtctaaggctggtaacttatcctctgcagcagaggtaactctgggtcttcctttccagtggcggtcctcatgagagccagtttcatcatagcacttgatggtttttgtgactgcacttgaagaagctttcaaagttcttaagattttgactgaccttcatgtcttaaagtaatgagggactgtcatttctcttggtTTATTTGaactattcttgccataatatggacttcgtcttggctatcttctgtataccacccctaccttgtcacaacacaactaattggctcaaacacattaagaaggaaaaaaattccagaaatgaacttttaacaaggcacacctgttaattgaaatacattccaggtgactacctcatgaatctgattgagagaatgccaagagtgtgcaaagctgtcatcaagtcaaagggtggctactttgaagtatataaaatatgaaatatagaaaagaaaaacccttgaatgagtaggtgtgtccaaacttttgactggtactgcatatgcACATATACAAGCTACTATTTACTAAAGAATAATTATACATATTGTCTCCTCAACATTATTTCCTCTAAAACTCACTCCTTATAATGTACAGGTATAAATATATTCTATGCAATAAAGACCAAACGGCTCTTTTTGACTAATAGTGTGAATATTTTGTGTGCTGTTCACAGGTATTCTGGTCCATGCAGTCCTATGACCTCGGTTGCTCATACGGTGGCGGCTCAGATACAGCCTCTGTGTTGAACGACGCTGGCTTGTCATTCATCTCCAACTCTCATGTGCTATCTAGGATGAGGAAGGGTATGACGAACGTAGTGTGATTAAACAAAACAGCTGTCTAGTGTCGACACTACTTCTTCTTTGGTCCATAGTTTCTGAATGATGTTctctgggatagggttaaaaccccTTTAGGAGGTAGACAACTTAACATTTCACAGACATGGATCCACTAAACTAGACATGACATTGGCTGGGACTTAAATCTCAACCTTCAACATAAAGGGAAAAAAAATAGGGAAAAAAACCCACCGACTCAGACGTACATTTCAACAAAGCATTAATGACATCATAGTTGCTCAAAACCTACATGTTCCCACAATATGTTGTTTTCTGTTGATGTTTTGATTTGATGGTCTTCaccctactgtatgtgtgtttgtcttaGGGTTTAACTGTGAGTCAGGCTTCAGACGACAGAGGCGTTCCCTGGACCTCCAGGAGCAGATGGTGTCCATAAGTATTACAACGTTACTTTACTATTGACTGTCATTAACTGCTGCCTGAGGTGGTGGGAGAGACTGTTCATCAGTCCTGGCAGGTACGAACTAAAACCTTTTGTCACTACCTCACCATCTCCAACTCCCAGAATCCAGTTACTCAGACGCCAAGCTGCAGGAGTGTTGTTCTCATGGCTTGTCCCAGATCCCCATGCTGAGGACGTGTCAGCAGAGAGCCGAGAGAGTGGCACGAGCCAATAAGGACCATGTCTGTGTCAAGGCCTTCCTGGACTGCTGCATAGAGGGAGAGAAGTTGAGGGAGAAGAAGAAACGAGACGACGCCCAGAGAGGACATGGCAGGAGTGAGGATGACTTGATTGTTGGGGATATTACCATTCTAACATGTATAACATGGTAACAAAATGATAACAGACACTATCCTTTAGACAGACATGTCTGACTtgttataaatcaaatcaaatcaaattttatttgtcacatacacatggttagcagatgttaatgcgagtgtagcgaaatgcttgtgcttctagttccgacaatgcagtaataacgaacaagtaatctaactaacaattccaaaaaaactactgtcttatacacagtgtaaggggataaagaatatgtacataaggatatatgaatgagtgatggtacagagcagcataggcaagatacagtagatgatatcgagtacagtatatacatatgagataagtatgtaaaccaagtggcatagttaaagtggctagtgatacatgtattacataaggatgcagtcgatgatatagagtacagtatcaacgtatgcatatgagatgaataatgtagggtaagtaacattatataaggtagcattgtttaaagtggctagtgatatatttacatcatttcccatcaattcccatgattaaagtggctggagtagagtcagtgtcattgacagtgtgttggcagtagccactcaatgttagtggtggctgtttaacagtctgatggccttgagatagaagctgtttttcagtctctcggtcccagctttgatgcacctgtactgacctcgccttctggatgacagcggggtgaacaggcagtggctcgggtggttgatgtccttgatgatctttatggccttcctgtagcatcgggtggtgtaggtgtcctggagggcaggtagtttgccccggtgatgcgttgtgcagacctcactaccctctggagagccttacggttgagggcggtgcagttgccataccaggcggtgatacagcccgccaggatgctctcgattgtgcatctgtagaagtttgtgagtgcttttggtgacaagccgaatttcttcagcctcctgaggttgaagaggcgctgctgcgccttcctcacgatgctgtctgtgtgagtggaccaattcagtttgtctgtgatgtgtatgccgaggaacttaaaacttgctaccctctccactactgttccatcgatgtggatggggggtgttccctctgctgtttcctgaagtccacaatcatctgcttagttttgttgacgttgagtgtgaggttattttcctgacaccacactccgagggccctcacctcctccctgtaggccgtctcgtcgttgttggtaatcaagcctaccactgttgtctcgtccgcaaacttgatgattgagttggaggcgtgcatggccacgcagtcgtgggtgaacagggagtacaggagagggctcagaacgcacccttgtggggccccagtgttgaggatcagcggggaggagatgttgttgcctaccctcaccacctgggggcggcccgtcaggaagtccagtacccagttgcacagggcggggtcgagacccagggtctcgagcttgatgacgagcttggagggtactatggtgttgaatgccgagctgtagtcgatgaacagcattctcacattatAACTTAAAAGGATTGGATGAGAATACGATCTTAAAAGGTTATATTATTGTGACACCTTTAGTCTACACTCTGTCTTCTCAGCTGCGAGTGCCACAGACATCGAAGACTTCTTTGACACAACCAATCAGCAAATACGCAGAAGTTTCCCCCCAAGCTTTGCATTCACAGTGGTCGATATAAACGGCAAAGGAAGGTGAGAAATGGACATTTAGACACACAGTATATTGGCGCCATGTGTCTGAAACACTATTgtaatttgtctctctctctgtctcccttagTCATACTGTGGCTCTGCCTGATTCCATCACCACCTGGGAGATACAGGCTGTCAGCTTGTCTGCTTCTCAtggtaacatcctcctcctctattggTTCATATTCCTGTACCTAGACAGTAAAGAACGTGTGGTGTCATTCTGGAGAGTAAtggacctgtctgtgtgtgtccctcctgcAGGCATCTGTGTGGCAGAACCACATGAGTTCCGTGTGTTTAAGAAGGTTTTTGTCTCTCTGAGGCTGCCGTACTCAGTCAAAAGATTTGAGCAAATGTCTATTGCTCCTGTTGTCTACAACTATTGGGACCAGACTGTACAGGTAGAGTTGAATCACTTTCTGTAGTACTACAGTTGAACACTTCAGAAGCATATACAGAAATATGAAATGCCATACAGCTGATGGAGCACTTCCTCCTTCTCAGATTGCACTCCACATGGAGAGAAATGACAAGCTCTGTTCACCAGGCTCGAGTTCCATCAAAACCTATGTCAACATCACTGTGGAGGCCCACTCCTCCAAAGCCGTCACATTCTCTGCAGTACCCATGGAAACCGGTCCCATACCCATCAAAATACGCCTTTATGACATAGAGAATGAGGACGGCAGTGATGCTATTGAAAAGATTCTGAATGTTAGAGTAAGTATACAAAAAATATCGGGAAAAATTACTACTTCAAAAAATTGAACTGAAGATCCATTAATGTAAAGCTACTGCATTTATGTAATATAATAGTTTCTCATATTTTAGACGGAGGGAAtagagaagagagtggaggaaaCTCATTTTGTTGACCTGAATGGCACTATTGGTGAGATTGCTAACAGAATATCTATGATGACAGCATTTTATTCACGTAATAGTTTATGGCATAAAAAGCACCAATcagcttctctcattctctgttgtCAGGGAAGAGTCGCCAATCTTTCACGATTGATGGAAAGTTACCAGACAACACAGTCCCTGGCTCCAGCACCAATATCTTCGTCAAGATGGAAGGTCTGACTCATTTTACCCTCCAATCATTTCTCTTCACAACATTATTGTCAGTTTAATATCCAATCTCGTCCATTCCCCAGGGGAGCTGTTTGGCAAGTCCACTTCCATGACCCTGCTCTCTCCCGATGGGGTTAGAAGCTTGCTCAAAGCTCCTCATGGATGTGCAGAGCAGACAATGAAATGTATGGCCCCCACAGCCCTGGCCCTCCGCTATCTGGACCTTAGCCAGCGCTGGTATGAGCTGCCCGCTGGCACCAGAGACACGGCCCTCCAGTTCACAGAGCAAGGTGTGGGAGAACTGTAatgaagatgttttattttcatttatagtaagaaacacaaaatacaatatatctctctctctctttgtcaggCTATATGAGAATTTTGACGTTTAAAAAGGGTGATGGATCGTATGGAGCTTGGACGCACCATCCCACCAGTTACTGGTCAGTACATCTCTCTTTACGTTGCTTGTTTTTGTGGTACTGtagttttctgtctgtctggaataAAAGCCTGTAAACACTGCAACTCTCCAGGACTGGAGCTGGCCGATCCTATCACAGTGTTTGTTATCCTTCCTCTCTAGGCTGACGGGCCTTGTTGTCAAAGTGATGTCTCTGGTGGCAGAATGTCAGAATGCAGGcggtggagagaaggggagatgggcACAGGGTGTGTCTGAGCAGCATATCATTGATTCAGTCAGATACCTCCTGGTTAAACAGAAGGAGGATGGATCATTCTcggaccctaacccagtcataCACCGGGAAATGCAGGTAAAGGATTATTCAAAACACTAGTTTTAACATGAAGATCACTTTATTGGGCAGTTTCACACAAGGTCCAACCGAAATTTGACTTCCGCTTTTAACCCAACTCCTCCGAAAGACACACATAACATAGACAGGTTTTGGAGAGGTGTGGGAGGCTTCCACACTGGACGCCTGGGGAGCTGTTGTTGCgtgggggttaagtgccttgcttaaaAGCACAACAGCCGGCAAAGGCATCTAGGATTTCATTCCAGCAACCCTCTGGTTGCCAACTCAGTCAGACGCAGGACTCGAACTGGCAACCCTCCTGTATTTTCGCTTTATCTGTTGAGTTGagttgtctctttttctctctaggGAGGCattggagggatagagggagatgtCTCCATGACTGCTTTCATAACTGTGGCTCTAAATCGCTCCCTCCCTTTCCTGACAGACAACAAGGAGCGTAGCGATACGGTAAGATAGGTGGACATATTTCCTCATTAACTCACAAGTGTTTAGTATAGTGTACTTTTTTATTGTGTTACCAATTAACCGACTTCAACCGAATCATCCGTCCAAATCAGCCGTCTCTATcctggagaagaagaaaaagagagacatcAAATGCTCCTATTTTTAACCAGAATGGCTAGctgctctgtgtttgtgtttgtgtttgtgtagaaAGCCATTATCTCCAAAGCCACCGATTACCTGCTCTCACGTGTTGAGGGGCTACAGAGGCCCTACGCTGTGGCCATAACAGCctactgtctgtcagtctgtctgtctgaccggaAACAGGCTGAGCCTGCCTGGGAAAAACTCAAAGGACTGGCAACTGAAGGTATTGTCCTATTACACTCCTGTTATAggtcagaatggtgtgggctgatGGGGGATTGCTGCTGACATTGATATTCTTTGACTGCTCTTGACAGGGAAAGCCCATTGCCGTGGGTGGTATGCTAACACTGGCATGGTGAATGAGGAAAAGAAACATTATGTACCGACAACAGAGGCCATAACAGTAGAGACTACAGCCTATGCCCTGTTAACTGCAGTGGCTCATAAGGACGCAGAGTGGGCAGACTCTGCAGCCTGCTGGCTGACTTCACAGGAGAACTATGGAGGAGGTTTCAAGTCCACACAGGTGAGatatactgtactgatggagGAGACTTCAAGTCCTCACAGGTGAGATATACTGTATTGATGGAGGAGACTTCAAGTCCTCACAGGTGAGATATACTGTATTGATGGAGGAGACTTCAAGTCCTCACAGGTGAGATATACTGTATTGATGGAGGAGACTTCAAGTCCACACAGGTGAGATATACTGTATTGATGGAGGAGACTTCAAGTCCTCACAGGTGAGATATACTGTATTGATGGAGGAGACTTCAAGTCCTCACAGGTGAGatatactgtactgatggagGAGACTTCAAGTCCTCACAGGTGAGATATACTGTATTGATGGAGGAGACTTCAAGTCCTcacaggtaagatatactgtactgatggagGAGACTTCAAGTCCTCACAGGTGAGATATACTGTATTGATGGAGGAGACTTCAAGTCCTCACAGGTGAGATATACTGTATTGATGGAGGAGACTTCAAGTCCTCACAGGTGAGatatactgtactgatggagGAGACTTCAAGTCCTCACAGGTGAGatatactgtactgatggagGAGACTTCAAGTCCACACAGGTGAGATATACTGTATTGATGGAGGAGACTTCAAGTCCTCACAGGTGAGATATACTGTATTGATGGAGGAGACTTCAAGTCCTCACAGGTGAGatatactgtactgatggagGAGACTTCAAGTCCTCACAGGTGAGATATACTGATGGAGGAGACTTCAAGTCCACACAGGTGAGATATACTGTATTGATGGAGGAGACTTCAAGTCCTCACAGGTGAGATATACTGTATTGATGGAGGAGACTTAAAGTCCTCACAGGTGAGATATACTGTATTGATGGAGGAGACTTCAAGTCCTCACAGGTGAGAAATACTGTATTGATGGAGAGCCAAACAATGCCAAAACATGATGTGGCTGCTTCATTGCCTCCCAGTGCATGTAGTTTCCTTGTTCCTAGTTAGCATGTTTTGCTAATTTTCCGCATTCATATTCAGTCCAACAATACTGATATTCTACTGATACAGTGACCCAAGGGTGATAGTCCCACTCATTGAGAGTCGATGGACATTTTACATTCTACACCATTTGGTAGAAATAACATGCTAAATGTCTACCTTCAATTTGTATCCAGTCTAAGCATTCATCTTAATGTCTTTAGGATACTATAGTGGCTTTGGAGGCTCTCTCTGAGTATGCACTGAGCAGGCCCCAGCCTCCCATCACAGAAGTGGAGGTACAGTTCACTATTCCAGGGAAGAGCGACATTCAGAAGCTGTCATTGGACAACAAGGGGGATAAAGTAGAAACGGAGCTGAAGGTATacccactccaacacacacacacacacacacacacacacacacacacacacacacacacacacacacacacacgtaactctctctctctctgtctctacttggCCAGAGACTGATTGGTAATCCTATCATTAACGTAGCCCTAACGGGACAGGGAAAAGCCAAGATGAAGGTGAGCGTCTTTCTCATCAAATAATATTTATTGATGTTCATTCAAActggtaatatattgatctgtcTGGCAGGTTACGAAAGCTTACCATCTACTGGACACCTCAGATGACTGTAACCTTCTGTCAATCACAGTCAAAGTAGAGGGGAAAGT of the Oncorhynchus tshawytscha isolate Ot180627B unplaced genomic scaffold, Otsh_v2.0 Un_scaffold_13173_pilon_pilon, whole genome shotgun sequence genome contains:
- the c4b gene encoding complement C4-B, with product MGSPVCLMVLFILAAESVHGQNRFFISAPNVFHVGVKERVYVQLGKALLNKRVTLYLEHEGTTHLMSQKSSTVCTEEGQIQTVELEVERDKLPTFVDIPNLLLVAEMDGVTDRKMVRVLVSQHRGYIFIQTDQPIYNPTQQVRYRIFTLNHSMKPHDDVFQISIFNAEGNRIMKTLKRATDGIFTNIPFNIPDVSEMGVWRIVAHYQGDEKNAVTREFQVKKFVLPSFEVTVIPKQSYFLLNTEQFTFTILAKYSYGESIKGAFHCRFGLKEKTQGPDGEKDRIVFIRGLELTGSIQDGEGSAVLQESKLLEQLKSNLNTTLSDVVQSEAQLYMAVSVTDIISGELQEAEVSLPVVSQRYTVDLSRTRSHYIPGVPLSVVVVVRLPNGSPAVGEPVRMHLPELQGGDQTVKTNQQGAVWHDFNLPNLDRDITVEVTVDDQKMTKDVKRISSPGNTYLSVSVSQTILTLGQTLSVVFKVFNGPPEDGFIYYMVLSRGVLTKQGSVKSGDLTKVQLPITPDMTPSFRLIGYYYDQKGDIITDSVWVDVDDACEGTVKVKSKDEYLPGNTAKLEIDLNGQRAKVALLAVDKAIYALNAHNRLTPKQVFWSMQSYDLGCSYGGGSDTASVLNDAGLSFISNSHVLSRMRKGFNCESGFRRQRRSLDLQEQMVSIKSSYSDAKLQECCSHGLSQIPMLRTCQQRAERVARANKDHVCVKAFLDCCIEGEKLREKKKRDDAQRGHGRTASATDIEDFFDTTNQQIRRSFPPSFAFTVVDINGKGSHTVALPDSITTWEIQAVSLSASHGICVAEPHEFRVFKKVFVSLRLPYSVKRFEQMSIAPVVYNYWDQTVQIALHMERNDKLCSPGSSSIKTYVNITVEAHSSKAVTFSAVPMETGPIPIKIRLYDIENEDGSDAIEKILNVRTEGIEKRVEETHFVDLNGTIGKSRQSFTIDGKLPDNTVPGSSTNIFVKMEGELFGKSTSMTLLSPDGVRSLLKAPHGCAEQTMKCMAPTALALRYLDLSQRWYELPAGTRDTALQFTEQGYMRILTFKKGDGSYGAWTHHPTSYWLTGLVVKVMSLVAECQNAGGGEKGRWAQGVSEQHIIDSVRYLLVKQKEDGSFSDPNPVIHREMQGGIGGIEGDVSMTAFITVALNRSLPFLTDNKERSDTKAIISKATDYLLSRVEGLQRPYAVAITAYCLSVCLSDRKQAEPAWEKLKGLATEGKAHCRGWYANTGMVNEEKKHYVPTTEAITVETTAYALLTAVAHKDAEWADSAACWLTSQENYGGGFKSTQDTIVALEALSEYALSRPQPPITEVEVQFTIPGKSDIQKLSLDNKGDKVETELKRLIGNPIINVALTGQGKAKMKVTKAYHLLDTSDDCNLLSITVKVEGKVEYTAQIVEDYNDYEGDYGDGEKREEEDVPRSAIEWFDARSRHRRDTQQSRISENNVEYEVCVSHSLTRNLTGMSIADITLLSGFEAQTDDLDKLKNPDEQYISHYEVSHGKVLLYFNEIEERECVTFRAVQTVTIGLLQPAPATFYDYYEPDRKCTTFYAAPKRSKMVSTLCSGDVCQCSERPCHKEKDTFGPLKLEKKDRFEHACYSPTVDYGFIVQVISMSVKSNFELYTTNVTQVLRATGDLKLEESKVRVFAKRLQCKGQLETGKTYLIMGKDGSTTDSNGQMQYLLESNTWIEQVPNEKKCQGSKNRSTCKKFKDFVSEYMLNGCTQ